TTTTGACTTATAAGTTAGCTTATAAGACTAAACAAAGAGGGTCTTAGAATTCCCTGATGCTTGGTCTAAACTTTTTCgatctctcattttttttcgaGTACAAATGCGATGCATGTTGAGTTATGgatccaaattcatttacaCTTAATAAAGACTAGCTTCTGCCATAGTGGAGCGGAGGCCCGTCGCCGGTAGGATTGGGTATGAATCATCATCCCTTTTAGagttccaccatatatatacatctTGTAAACCATCGTGCGGCGTTGTAACCTTACCctgatatagtgaagatattttgctggctagcgcctgtggttttttctctcctgctttGAGAgagttttccacgttaaatctcgtgtctttttgtgattgatctattatttattattttttatcgtttgtttgcCTATAGTTTCCGAACAATGCACACACACTAAACTTACGCTCATACACATGTGGGCGCCCTATCATACGTCTATGCCTTTTCGATCTGAACTCTACTTTAAGTTTAGCAAGGCTTGTACTAACGAATAACAAGAAAACATGAATACCTCCCCAGAATACTAATAATAAGATTGAGAACTAATCATGGAATCCACGCTCCACGCAGTCATACCCATGGTGCATGGTATCTTTCATCCTGTCATCTCATCTCAGCtatgtaattacatacaaatatGATTGTGTGTGTGCACTTCACAGGGCAGATCGAGACCCAAATATTTTAGATAGAAATCTCAACCACATTACCACACATGTGACATCAGGATTTCTCCTGACATGGATAGACAGTacattattgttattgttatttattttataatgaAAACTTAGATCTAAGTCTGATTATATGTGTCGGCATGCttgcaaattaaattaaacCTTGCCACGACTACTATAATTAAGCAAGATAAATGTCGAACTTCACACATGTAGCCTTTTGTGTATTACAAATGGATCGACTAACGTGACTGTATCCACTTACCCAACTACTTATTCTAGATTTAATGATATAATTTGTGTGGTTTAATTTGCAAGTAAGTTTGTCTTTTTTAAATTAAGttagtgagtttttttttgaacactCAATATTGTTTAGGTGAAAAGGCTAAAGTAAAGCTCTGCCCAGGAATCATTATAAAGTACATCAAAGGATGATGTTTTTGATTTTTCATCGGATCATTTCCATGCCTGATCAGTAGGAATTTTAAGTTGTAAACATATATTACAAGTAAACAATTCAATCCTGCCTAATCAAGTTTATCTACAACCTACTACTAGGTTCCACAAACAGACAGCACAATTCAGAGAGAAAGCCAGCCAAAGTTGAGCACACATTTCATTCCATTTCATTAGCACACACACACGCATGTCATTAGCAGCTAACGACCATAGGCACGTGGCGCTATATCGTAGGCTCATCATGCGCCATACAGCCCAATCAAGAGTTGGCATAAGCGTGCTTACGATAATCCTAAACTATCCTAACCTCCTCGAGCTAATTAAGCTCACCAGCCGAGCACACCCCAAGCAGAccaagctaaaaaaaaaaaactctgcttTATTCGTCCTCTCCTCTGCATGAACTCTCCCCACTACTCCCCTGTTACAGCTTGTGACAACCAAGAAATACCCTGCCTGCTTCGCTGTAACACTTGTACTCCTGAATTACGCAGAGATCTCCTGAGTTATCTGCAAGAGAGAGTGCAGTAACAGGAAAGAAGGTTTTCAATGGAGACGGAGATGCAAAAGTGGCAGTAAAATGGAGACTTTGCGAGGGCAATTCGATCGGGCAACTCACCTCCTCGGGGCAAGCAACTGCCGGTGTCATGATCGGAAAGGCACCGGAGCCGGAGacggaaggggggggggggggggccttCACCTCGCCTTTGCCGTCCGTAATGTCGCCATTATTCTGACCGGCATGCTCGCCACTTTGTGTCAGATAAAGGAGGAGGCCCGCTTGTGAGTGACATGACATCCGTGCTATCTAATCCTTGCCCCCGCGCGGCCacatggctgtgtttagtttagcTGCGAGACGAACGCGTGCTGCTGCTCAAAGCGCCAGGATTAGTGTTGAGTCCCCATGCTTTGTTCAGCCATTGGTGAGCCGGCAGGCATAATTAGCTTAGTGACAAGTACCGTACTACTAAGAgcagtacaatagcagactatgaGCCCGCTAATAAACATacttaaaaaagataaaagagaaaagagaaaagtaaCGAGCTTtaaatttatagccagctatagcacAAGCTCCAAAATATATACGTGTATAATATGTGGGACCAAACAATtatatagtatatgtttataggtaatcgtatgaattggctatttaATCGATTATAGATAATTTGAAGCCAATAATTGATTataatattaaacttgctctaagtagCTGCGCTGGTTAAGGGAGACAAATGGTGGCGTCGATTTTGTCATTAGTGTGTGCTTGCAGCGTCATTAGTAGGAGTATGATCATCTGTCGGCAGAGCTCTGTAAAAATTCTGCTGCTTCAGTGCTTCTGGTATTAGCGTCAGGGAGTGCAGTGATCTGCACTGCAGTGCACATTTCTTTTCGGTGTTTACGCATTTTCGAAGGGAATTTACGCGCgaagaggaggggggggggggggggggggcatcgTGGAAAGCGAGGGGGAGGAATCGCACTCTTTTCTTGGCATAAAGCGCGCCCGACCCGTTTACCTCATCGCCGTCATCGTGGGGCCTcaccacgccacgccacgccacgccacggcaCGACGTAGTACGCTTCTCCCCTTGCCGGCCACTTCTTCCGCAGTCGACAGCCGCTGACTCTCCACTGCACCCAGCGCAGCAGCGCACTCGCTTGCCTGCGGCCTCTGCCTCGCCACCGCGAGCGCACTCGGTGTGCCGATCGGTCGATGCGAGGATGGACACGCCGTCGACGACGTGCGACGAGAGCTCGGAGGTCGACGCGCGCGACGACTACGGGGACATCGACGacgtggagcggcggcgcggccgccacCGGCGGGAGGCCTCGTCGGACGTGTCGTCCGAGTGCAGCGGCGAGCCCGGGAGCCCGTACGGTTCGCCGTACCCGCGGTGGCCCGTGTGCAGCATAGcgaaggcgccgccgccgccgctgctgcagaagctcggcgcggcgcggcgcggcgcgggccgTGACCGcaaggccggcgacggcggtacGTCCTCCTACCACCCGCATTGAGGCTGGCAAAGATCTCTGCTGCTTTCTTGGCTTGGATATTCTCCCTAATGCGCTATAGATGGGTTGAATTGGCAGAGTTGCAGCTGATCAAGGAGAGGTTCTCGAAGCTTCTGCTCGGCGAGGACATGTCCGGGAGCGGCAAGGGGgtctccaccgccgtcgccatctccaATGCCATCACCAACCTCTATGGTCGGTACGCGTAATCTCGTTTTCAGAGATGAAATCTTCAGCGGCAGCTAGGAACAGAGTAGAACACGAGCGTGCTCAATGTCAATCTGTTGCTTCCTCTGTTCGCAGCGACCGTGTTCGGCGGCTGCCACCGGCTGGAGCCCCTGCTGGCGGAGAAGAGGTCGATGTGGCGGCGGGAGATGGACTGCCTCCTCTCGGTGTGCGACTACATCGTCGAGCTCTTCCCTTCCAAGGAGATCATGCCCGACGGCACCGTGCGGGAGGTGAGAATTTGCAGGTGTTCGTCCATGTTCTTCAAGGCAAAAGCTCTCTTGCGCGTCACTAATCCATGGACGCATTCCCGCCTCTTTCGTCTCAGGTGATGGCGACCAGGCCGAGGTCCGACATCTACGTCAACCTCCCCGCCCTCGAGAAGCTCGACGACATGCTTCTCGTAAGACCCGATTCTGCTCGCGCTATGTTCATCTCCATGACTCCATGGATTGGCTTCTTGTTCATCGTGAAATTGCTTTGCTTGTTGCCGTGCAGGAGATTCTGGACAGCTTCCAGAAGACTGAATTCTGGTACGTGAACGACAAGGGTCAGAAGGatagctgcgccgccgccgccgcggcgccgtgcCGTCCGGTGAGCCACCGCGACGGTGACAAGTGGTGGCTGCCCGTGCCGTGCGTCACCAAGCCCGGGCTGACGGAGTCGGCGCGGAGAGACCTGCGGCAGAAGCACGACTGTGCGAGCCAGATCCACAAGGCGGCCATGGCCATCAACAATGGCGTTCTTGCGGAGATTCGCATCCCTGAGCTGTACAAGCAAACGCTTCCCAAGGTACAGCAACATcaaaaatctctctctctctctctctctctccccccttctcTTTCTCGATACAAGAGCTTCAAATCTTCCAATTCGAGGATTTCTCCCAAGAATCTGAATTCTGATCCTGTGCAGTGCGGGCGGGCGAGCGTGGGCGACCTGATCTACCGGCACATGTCGTTCCCGGGCAAGTTCTCGCCGGAGTACCTCCTGGACCGGCTGGAGATCTCGTCGGAGCACGACGCCCTCGAGGCGGCCGACCGCGTCGAGGCGGCGATGCACGTGTGGCGGCGGAAGGCGAGCCAGGGGCACTCCAGGTCGCCGTGGAGCGCCGTCAAGGAGCTCATGGAGTCCGACAAGAACGTGATGCTGGCGAGCCGCGCCGGCGACGTCCTGCTCTGCCTCAAGCAGCGCTTCCCCGGCCTCTCCCAGACCACCCTGGACGCCAGCAAGATCCAGTACAACAAGGTAACCACACCAACCCATCACCAGCAACGACGTGTCGCGACATCATCGCCATGGACGAACACTAACacgaagctgctgctgctgctgttctccGTGCAGGACGTTGGGCAAGCCATCCTGGAGGGCTACTCCAGGGTGCTGGAGAGCCTGGCTTACAACATAGTGACGTGTATAGACGACGTTCTTTTCGCCGATGAGTCTGCAAGGAAGATCTGATGATCATCATCATTTGTTCATCCTGCCTTGCCTTGGTCCGGGATATCAAAATATAAGGGTCCATGGCCAAATCCCACAATATGTACATTATGCCAATACTAGAATGTAGCCATGTAGGACTAATGGAAGATACTAGCACAAGGAAAGCACAGTACTCTATTGGCCTAGCTAAGCTAGCAAGTAGTAGCAAGCAATGTTTGGGTGTTTCATACTTTCATTGCGAGGGTCCCTTCAATTGTCTGCCATGAGTGTGATCACAATTGGTACTTACCAACTGTGATGACAGCTGAGATGATTCACCAGAGTATATGCAAGCAATGCTTAAAATGGAGCAGCACTATGGTGTATCTGATAAACAAGGGAAATTGTTTTACTTtcatgaggaaaaaaaaaactataattagGCAGTACATATACAACTGAACTTATTCTTCCTACTTTCACACCTGTACAGAGAACAGAAATGATAGAAGAAGCATTAATAAGAAGAAAAATTCCTAGTGTTAGGAGCCACATATAGTCAAGATTTATAGTATGATGCAAACAGTCAGGCAAGCCTAACTCTACTGCGCTGTATACACTCTGTTTAAATCTGTCACACTCACTTTTTCAAAGCTTTTTGTACTATGGTTTTTGGTGAATAAAATCCTGCCGAAGTGCCGAACTATAAACTCTATCAGTTTCCATCGGATGGCAACAAAACAATCTTAAAGCCACAAGTCAAACACCATTTCCTCCAGTAAATCATCAAGCAAAGTATCCCACACCTCTATAGCAACTTCTTCAGTATCAACCCGAAGGTCCATCCATGATCCACTCTCCAGGTCTTTCAGCACCACCCGATCTAATGTACTTGGAACCTCATCACTGACAAGAGAATCGATGCAATTATCCACCTCTTGAATGAGCCCTGTTCCTACCGGAGCTGGCCTCACACTGTGTTTCAGATAAGCTACCCAAGGGTCACAACCAAAAAAGTTATCCCTGATCTTGCAAAGAGCTTCTTCCACACAATCAAAGAGAAACACCGCATCGTCTGTCAGGCAGTACAAAGTTCCTACTTCAGCCAATACAGATGTGTCAAGCAGTGATCCGTCCACATACCATATCTCTGAACTTTCCTCAGACAAGAAGTCTGAAGCCTCAAGCACAACCTTTATGAAGGAAAGCCTTGCCTGTTTATCATCCAAAATAGCTTCTTGTGGTGTGTTTTGCAAAGTTGGGGTTCCCGAGGGAGTGTCATCCTCTTTAAACAGAATCCTTGTGCTTGGCATGGACAATTCATCTGCATAAAGCACAATAAAATTGTGCTACTTTACCATGGATTTTTCAAGAAAATACAAAAGGGTACTTCCACTATCTTAAAAAAGGGAAATTCAAAAGGGGAAGTTCTTATTTTGAATTCAATACCTTGCGTTCGAGTTTTGTGGCTGGGGCTGATACCATCTCCCAGGAAAGAATCTAGAACAGATTGAGGGCTCAGTCTCTCCTCTTTGTCATCTGCATTCTCCGGGGAGCAAGAAAATGTCAAGATGGATGGCTTGGTTAATCCAACAACTGCCGATGGACTATGATTGAATTGCTCGTTAACTTTTTCTGGAGTGTGCAGGGATACTTCTGGTAATGCATTCATGGTTTGTGACTCTTCTGCGAAGCACTTCAACACGGGGGAGTAAAAGAAAAGTTAGACGCAAAATTAATTACTAACTTAACTTTTTGTACAATTTGCAAAAACATATGGCTTACTTGGTCGGTATTTATTTGTTCCAAGCTTTCAGTTGAAGTTTCGATCTGAATAGAGACTTGGGGGGTATCTGTTGCATCATTCATGCTGTCAATCCCTGCAAACATTTGGTGTATATATTAGATGAAAACAAGGAAGTAGAAAACTAAAAAGATAAACAGGAGGACAACAATATACCTTCACTAGTTAACTCCTGCGAGATAGTGCCCTCTTTGACTGGATGACTGGCATGGTCTGTCTTAAATTCATCCAGCTGTGTGTTAGCCGATGTGCTGGTGTCCAATGGTATTAGCTCCCCAAACTTCATTGGTGGGTCAGAATTTGATGAAATATCCTCTTGTTCAGTCGTCAGTAATGCTGATGAAGCAGTCGAATCCTCTGACAGTTTAACATCCTCTTGAGGACAATCAGTTTGAGAAAACGTATCATTCTCCGAATATGAAAGTAATTTCCCAAAGGGTTCTGATTTGTGTACGATCTGAGAAGTGTCATTCTTTTGATTGTCTAGCCTCTCGATTAGATGCTTCTTAGCTTTTTCGTAGAAGAAAGAGCTAGCACAATGAGTGGCATCATTCCCCATGCCACTTCCACTATCTTCAGGGATTGTTTTCTTGTCAACTATTGAGGGTTTCTCAGCCTTTTCACATTCAGAAGAGTCCATACTTGTCGACATACTCTCGAGAATGAACTGTTGTGTTGAATCATCTTTCTGGAAAGTACTACTCATGACATCCTTTCGATTGTTACTAATGGCAAGCCTTAGCCTCCTTTTAAGCTCTCTAAGTGAGAAATGGCGAGCATATTTGTCACTTTGTTCCTGACCTTGCAAATCAGCACGAGTTTGTACTGGTGACGACATTGCACTACTTGAAATCAGACTAGTCTGACTTCTTCCAGGACTTGGCTTCAATATTACTATTCTGCTAACGCCACGAGGACTATCATTCAGTTTTGGTGGTCTCCTCATGACTAGCTTATCCTCCTTCAAGAAAAAATTATGTGTTTTTTGCACGCTGTATTTCGAAACCTCAGACTGCTCTAGACTGTTAATGGTAACTTTCGACTTTGTTTGTTTGTCATCTTCTGCCAGTTCTAACATGGGATTTCCTAGTGCCGTGTACAGGTTCTGCAGGCATTGCAACATCCTAGAGCTTGGGTCTTTCAGAAGCATCAGAAAGAACTCTTCGTTTGCGCTCAGCAATTGTAATGCATCAAGAAATTCATTGGGCCTAGCTTCGTAGCTGCTGCTTGTGTATTTCCCGTTTGCAGATTGATGGGTTATTACTGCTTCAGCCACAGCTTCAAGTGCTTTCTCTATACTACAGGAGATTTGTTTAGGATGAGTACTAGCATCAGTATTGTGCTCTTTGTCAATCAAACTGGAAGAGTGATCTGATACTTCCGAAGTGATAATATCGCGACTGCCATTATGATTTCTGTATAATTCCATGAGACTTGTAGCCAAGTCTAGGTCAACATCAGATCCTTCCTGCAGGTTCACAGACTTCAAATCATCAGAACGTATCCCAAATATGTTCCTTTGTGTTTCCTTCAAGATCTGCGTTCCACTGGCCATCTCTTCTTCCATCAGTGCTTTAATACTTGGCCTGCTGGCATGAATTGTTTTAACCCCATAGTCTTTGTCCTCCTGACAAGCAAATAAATTTGGTTTTCTATATTCAGATGTTATCTTCAAATGCCTACAAATATTTCTGGATACAAATACTTATGCATATTTAATCCTCCATAAAACTAATacgacaaatattttttatttgtaaccTTTTCTGTGAGAATTCTAATTAATATATTTGGCAATAGAAACTATTTCATCTGTAATATAATAAAAGCTAATAAAGCTGTTTGCAATTGCTAAAACAAAGTGAATATGTTACTATATGTTTCAATCGGTGGCACTCGAGTCTCATAGAAAATACAGTTGTTTTCAAATCCAGCCATGAGATTCTGTAGGTAATTCAGCTAATCACACTTAAATATTCGTAAAAATGTCTTGAAAAGCTTTGTACATATACTAAAGCTTTTCATATCAATGCTTTAACAGTACTATTTACTCCAGTTGCCAGCAGAAGCATCTGTTATTAGTACATCAACATTACAAGTATTCAAGAATGTTGATGACAATCAACATTTTGCCCATAGGAATCAAGCAATTGTAACACTGTACACTTGTAGAACAAGTAACATAATGATGAAAAACAAATTGTCCAACAAGTAAAAAGCAACAGTAAGTtaaatttgggaactaaacttcagtctttgtttcctttctaATCAGTTTTGCTAGCGCAAACGCATGTTTTTTGTCTCTGTGAAACAGACATGTGACTTTGAACTTTCAGATACAAAAAACAGATGAAATAGGTATATATGGATGACTTACATCAGAAAAGATGATTCCATGGAAATCTTCAGAACCTTTCAGGTCACTTCTGACTGCATGAAGCACAGAATTTATCATAAGCAATATCATTACACTGCAGCTTACATCATTCTTTTTGTTCAGATGACATTGCATTCCACTTAAATTCCTCACCTGAACTCCTCCTAATCGTCCCatctgaaataagttttggacTGCGACGGAAGTCAAACATGTGGATGAGGCCCGACATACAGCCCATATGGACCTTCTCAGATTTGCACCGCTGTTTGTAACTCTTCTTTGCCATGATAGAGGAGAACATTGTCAGACAGATTCGTTTAATCACCAGGCAAGTTTACAACCTGAATATCAAAACATAGAAAACCATGTTAGAATTGGTAAACAGTACAAATTAGACATGCAAATGGCGAAAGAGCTTCCACCCTATCAACTACTCATAGTTGGTCATGATCTCTTACCAACTTCTGAATGGTTGCAGAATCTACTTACATAACTAATACAGTTGTCCAAGACTAATTGTAAaaccaaagtaaaaaaaaaaagagaggtaaaatttgaaagaaagaagagacagAAACCACATTGGACCCCACAAATGCAAACATGTAAAGTTCACCgcattacggcattacatctaATTGCTTTCTAACGAGAAACATGCTATAAGAATTTAATGAAACCTAATTAAATTAGAGAGACAAAAACTTCTTGTGGCCATACAAAGAGGCAAAAATGCCAAATGACGAAACTCTGAAGATTTGAAAGTTATTTCCTCTCTTTTCCTTGTCAAGAAAGGAACAGTTGTCCTGTCGGTGAACCCAGAATCCTAGGATTAAGAATAGTTCCACTTCCCCATATGCAAAGAACGGCTACTAAATGTCCAAATTGCATTGTATAGTATCTGCAGGCGCTGGCTAATGCCTAAAACAGCTCAGTAATCCCTATTGGAGTATGTCAACCACAGTATAACACAATCACCCAGATGAACAAAAGGTTGATATTGGGTAATGCTTATGTTACCTTAGTTCGAAGAACCCAGACCAGATGAATACAGGAAAAAGCAAGGTGGCGCCTGACAACTGTTCCTACACAATGACCTGCTAAATCATCTGAACAGCCATGTCTGCCCCTTTTCTTTGACCCTTGAGCCGTGAACCCAAGTACCCAACAATGGTACTAGCTTCTTCAATCTCCAGACAATCAAAACCCAATCTTTGAATCTCGAGCAATCGCGAAACCAAGAGAAGATAAGCAGAAACAGATGAGAAATGATCCGATAGCCCCAACAGAAACCCTTGTATCTGCCGTGCTTCCTCGGTTTCCTCAAGATGCCCCGGACTCGGaattcacgtcaaaattgagaAACTTGACAGGAAGGAATATATCTCATCAAGACCTGAACACGCAAAAGGAAAGAAGATTGCGGAACTGCATCATCAGACCGACCCTCTGCTTCCTTTATCCCCCTCCGTCTTCAGCCAAACATGCAGACCTCGCCGTGAAGTTTCAATCTTTCCAGCCTCGGGCGATTCAGAATCTCACAGGCAAGAAAGGTCCCTGTTGCGGAACAATCTCAGAACCCAaatgcgaaaaaaaaaagaaagagagacaaTCTTTCCCCCTTCGATCCTCTGCTTCCTCTGAGCAAACCCTCGAAACACGCAGGAACAGGCACCCGAACAGAATTTTTTTTCCGCCTCCAAAAAAACCACCAAAAGAAACAGCGAATAAATGGATACACACTGCAAAAGAACTGCCCCTTTTTCACAGAACAATGAACAGGCTGTTGGAATTCTAGTTGCCTTTTCTGATCTTTTTCTTCACTTCGTTTCCTTCCAAAAACAGGAGCATGCGTCGAGGCCGGAGAGGAGGATTCTTGGGCGAGGCCGCGTGGGAATGGGATGCCTCTGtggccgcgccaagccgccaaCCACTGCTCCTGCTACCACCATCTCCTCATCATATGCTCCGATTAtctctcttccttcctctcCAGGAAGGAGAAGGTAGGATTCGGAGGGTGGTTTGCTTTGTACTTTTCAGGTTTTTTTCGCAGATTAATGGAGGGGGGCATTGCCGCATTGGACTTTGATATCTGTCTCTATCTTGGCATCTCCCTCTTTTTCTACGTCAGAGAAGCTTGATCAAGCTCAACACGTAGTGGAtgggaaaggaaaaaagaaaagaaaagaaaagaataaggaTTTGATTTTTCGccggagaaaaaaataataaaagaattTGATTCTTGTCTCTATCTTAGGCTCTCCGTCTTGTACCAGTAGAATAAAGAACACATGGCATACAAGGGTAGTTTTGAAAGtagaattatattttttattagtctatatttaatagaTAATTGATCTCATCCAATAAGGGCTAAAATTTACTACCATATCTGAAATATTCATTGTGATGTGGGATCGAATTATACCGGTAGATTGATAAGGTGTAGTACAAATTATTGGGAATAGTACAATTGTGTTTTTAAACTAGAGACGTTGCATGGCAAAAAATAATTCTATCTTAGCTTTTGCGTGGGAAATTCAACTAATTTTCTCTTAAGATGAATGTTAGGAGGCATGCACGGGCCAGCAAAATCTAATCGTAGGTATAAAATGGACGCTTGTGATTGACGAACGGCAAACTTTACTCTTATGCCCAAAGGCAAGGGTTCGAAACCAGCATGCACATTAAAAATGTTACACTTATGACACACCAATAATTTGCATGTACTTAGAATTTGTAGGAGGTGTCCAATAACTCACACAAActatttcatgattttttttcaaccatTTTTCGTCATAAACGTGACCTCTGATTATGGATGCTCAATAACTAATAACACATATTTTAATTCCTGAACGCACATTTCTTGCGATTGGTTTGACGCAATGGCAGGGCCAGAGTAAAATTGTGGCGTCGGCTAACCCCACATGTTTTTGCAAGATACACCTTGACCATGTGAAAACTAGCAAAAAAAGTACATAAAACAATGAA
This window of the Oryza sativa Japonica Group chromosome 4, ASM3414082v1 genome carries:
- the LOC4336644 gene encoding uncharacterized protein, producing the protein MFSSIMAKKSYKQRCKSEKVHMGCMSGLIHMFDFRRSPKLISDGTIRRSSVRSDLKGSEDFHGIIFSDEDKDYGVKTIHASRPSIKALMEEEMASGTQILKETQRNIFGIRSDDLKSVNLQEGSDVDLDLATSLMELYRNHNGSRDIITSEVSDHSSSLIDKEHNTDASTHPKQISCSIEKALEAVAEAVITHQSANGKYTSSSYEARPNEFLDALQLLSANEEFFLMLLKDPSSRMLQCLQNLYTALGNPMLELAEDDKQTKSKVTINSLEQSEVSKYSVQKTHNFFLKEDKLVMRRPPKLNDSPRGVSRIVILKPSPGRSQTSLISSSAMSSPVQTRADLQGQEQSDKYARHFSLRELKRRLRLAISNNRKDVMSSTFQKDDSTQQFILESMSTSMDSSECEKAEKPSIVDKKTIPEDSGSGMGNDATHCASSFFYEKAKKHLIERLDNQKNDTSQIVHKSEPFGKLLSYSENDTFSQTDCPQEDVKLSEDSTASSALLTTEQEDISSNSDPPMKFGELIPLDTSTSANTQLDEFKTDHASHPVKEGTISQELTSEGIDSMNDATDTPQVSIQIETSTESLEQINTDQCFAEESQTMNALPEVSLHTPEKVNEQFNHSPSAVVGLTKPSILTFSCSPENADDKEERLSPQSVLDSFLGDGISPSHKTRTQDELSMPSTRILFKEDDTPSGTPTLQNTPQEAILDDKQARLSFIKVVLEASDFLSEESSEIWYVDGSLLDTSVLAEVGTLYCLTDDAVFLFDCVEEALCKIRDNFFGCDPWVAYLKHSVRPAPVGTGLIQEVDNCIDSLVSDEVPSTLDRVVLKDLESGSWMDLRVDTEEVAIEVWDTLLDDLLEEMVFDLWL
- the LOC4336643 gene encoding rop guanine nucleotide exchange factor 3 translates to MDTPSTTCDESSEVDARDDYGDIDDVERRRGRHRREASSDVSSECSGEPGSPYGSPYPRWPVCSIAKAPPPPLLQKLGAARRGAGRDRKAGDGELQLIKERFSKLLLGEDMSGSGKGVSTAVAISNAITNLYATVFGGCHRLEPLLAEKRSMWRREMDCLLSVCDYIVELFPSKEIMPDGTVREVMATRPRSDIYVNLPALEKLDDMLLEILDSFQKTEFWYVNDKGQKDSCAAAAAAPCRPVSHRDGDKWWLPVPCVTKPGLTESARRDLRQKHDCASQIHKAAMAINNGVLAEIRIPELYKQTLPKCGRASVGDLIYRHMSFPGKFSPEYLLDRLEISSEHDALEAADRVEAAMHVWRRKASQGHSRSPWSAVKELMESDKNVMLASRAGDVLLCLKQRFPGLSQTTLDASKIQYNKDVGQAILEGYSRVLESLAYNIVTCIDDVLFADESARKI